One stretch of Nesterenkonia halotolerans DNA includes these proteins:
- a CDS encoding amino acid ABC transporter ATP-binding protein, which produces MSQNQATDDATQGADRAPSAGAYSAAGVTISGLHKSFGDNEVLKGIDMEVAPGEVVCLIGASGSGKSTLLRCVNRLENPNAGTITVGEHEATHPDVNLDAMRRQIGMVFQQFNLFPHLSVLENCTITPRRVLGQSKAESEAEAMAQLDTVGLKHLSDRRPDQLSGGQQQRVAIARALTMKPQLMLFDEPTSALDPETVGDVLASMRKLAEAGMTMLVVTHEMGFAREVADRVVFMDQGLVVEEGPATDVIGNPQQPRTQDFLRRVLNPLAE; this is translated from the coding sequence ATGAGCCAGAACCAGGCCACAGATGACGCGACGCAGGGCGCTGACCGGGCCCCGTCCGCGGGCGCCTACAGTGCGGCCGGTGTGACGATCTCCGGACTGCATAAGTCCTTCGGAGACAACGAGGTGCTCAAGGGCATCGACATGGAGGTCGCTCCCGGTGAAGTGGTGTGTCTCATCGGTGCCTCCGGCTCCGGAAAGTCAACCCTGCTGCGCTGCGTCAACCGCCTAGAGAACCCCAACGCGGGCACCATCACCGTGGGCGAGCACGAAGCCACCCATCCGGATGTGAACCTCGATGCCATGCGCCGACAGATCGGGATGGTCTTCCAGCAGTTCAACCTGTTCCCGCACCTGAGCGTGCTCGAGAACTGCACGATCACCCCACGCCGGGTGCTCGGGCAGTCCAAGGCGGAGTCCGAGGCCGAGGCCATGGCGCAGCTGGACACGGTCGGGCTGAAGCACCTGTCCGACCGTCGTCCCGATCAGCTCTCCGGCGGCCAGCAGCAGCGAGTGGCCATCGCCCGCGCTCTGACCATGAAGCCGCAGCTGATGCTCTTCGACGAGCCCACCTCCGCGCTCGATCCCGAGACGGTGGGAGACGTCCTGGCGAGCATGCGCAAGCTTGCTGAGGCTGGGATGACGATGCTCGTGGTCACCCACGAGATGGGCTTCGCACGCGAGGTCGCAGACCGAGTAGTGTTCATGGACCAGGGCCTCGTGGTCGAAGAAGGGCCCGCCACCGACGTCATCGGCAACCCGCAGCAGCCGCGCACCCAGGACTTCCTGCGCCGCGTGCTGAATCCGCTCGCGGAGTGA
- a CDS encoding thymidylate synthase yields MNSTIPTPYEDLLADVLNSGTAKSDRTGTGTTSVFGRQIRFDLAESFPLVTTKRVHFKSVALELLWFLRGDSNARWLQERGVRIWNEWADEDGELGPIYGVQWRSWPTPSGEDIDQISNLITSLKTDPDSRRHLVTAWNPAQISEMALPPCHIMFQFYVADGRLSCQLYQRSADMFLGVPFNIASYSLLTRMVAEQVGLEPGEFIWTGGDCHIYGNHRDQVREQLSRAPYPAPRLEIRRRPESIFDYELKDFEVQDYQHHPAIKAPVAV; encoded by the coding sequence GTGAACTCGACGATCCCCACCCCGTACGAGGACCTGCTCGCGGATGTGCTGAACTCCGGCACGGCCAAGTCTGACCGGACTGGAACGGGCACCACCAGCGTGTTCGGCCGCCAGATCCGGTTCGATCTCGCGGAGTCCTTCCCTCTGGTGACCACCAAGCGTGTGCACTTCAAGTCCGTGGCACTGGAGCTGCTCTGGTTCCTGCGCGGTGACTCCAATGCCCGCTGGCTGCAGGAGCGCGGCGTGCGCATCTGGAACGAATGGGCCGATGAGGACGGCGAGCTCGGTCCCATCTACGGCGTGCAGTGGCGCTCCTGGCCCACTCCTTCGGGGGAGGACATCGACCAGATCTCGAATCTCATCACCTCGTTGAAGACCGATCCCGACTCGCGCCGGCACCTGGTCACCGCCTGGAATCCCGCGCAGATCTCCGAGATGGCACTGCCGCCGTGTCACATCATGTTCCAGTTCTATGTGGCCGACGGCAGGCTCTCCTGCCAGCTGTATCAGCGCAGCGCCGACATGTTCCTCGGCGTGCCCTTCAACATCGCCTCCTATTCGCTGCTCACCCGAATGGTGGCCGAGCAGGTCGGACTGGAGCCCGGCGAGTTCATCTGGACCGGCGGGGACTGCCACATCTACGGCAACCATCGAGACCAGGTGCGCGAGCAGCTCTCCCGCGCCCCCTACCCGGCCCCCCGGCTGGAGATCAGGCGTCGTCCGGAATCGATCTTCGACTACGAGCTCAAGGACTTCGAGGTCCAGGACTACCAGCATCACCCTGCCATCAAGGCACCCGTCGCTGTATGA
- a CDS encoding GNAT family N-acetyltransferase — protein MTAQKNVHPTAELRIDEDRGRAELWDSINGQRTFIGFVGFAPETLRGQEVTLLQHTIVHPQHSRQGYARCLVTLLLEEFKAEGRLFASECSYIDAYLRRYPEYRAQQASA, from the coding sequence ATGACTGCGCAGAAGAACGTCCATCCCACCGCAGAGCTTCGCATCGACGAGGACCGGGGACGTGCCGAGCTCTGGGACAGCATCAACGGTCAGCGCACCTTCATCGGATTCGTCGGATTCGCCCCCGAGACGCTGCGCGGCCAGGAGGTGACCCTGCTCCAGCACACCATCGTGCACCCGCAGCACAGCCGCCAGGGCTATGCACGCTGTCTGGTGACCTTGCTGCTGGAGGAGTTCAAAGCCGAGGGTCGGCTCTTCGCCTCCGAGTGCAGCTATATCGACGCCTATCTGCGCCGGTACCCGGAGTACCGCGCCCAGCAGGCCAGCGCCTGA
- a CDS encoding UDP-N-acetylmuramate dehydrogenase produces MTSVDSRSTSPSGRFRDHTTARVGGPAGRWIRAETQTQALEVLRVHPLPEELEREAGRDTLIVLGGGSNLLVSEEGFPGTVLQIAFSGIDTEEHSAGKVLMSVAAGHDWDDAVRFSVARGLTGLEALSGIPGSTGAVPVQNVGAYGADVAQTLKDVQVFDRARGELISFTKEQLRFGYRDSLLKQTTVHGSPRYVVLSVRFLLQSRPDGLSAPVRYGELARTLGLDAESADHERRAPLQEVRRTVLNLRAGKGMVLSEADHDTWSTGSFFTNPIVPKETAAELPADAPKFSAGTDDTGRPLVKLSAAWLIDQAGCGKGFGLPDGPAAGRGAQGRGIAEGRAALSTKHTLAVTNRGTATTDDLLTVARAARDQVRTRFGITMHQEPVLIGHAL; encoded by the coding sequence GTGACCAGCGTCGACTCCCGCTCCACCAGCCCATCCGGCCGCTTCCGTGACCACACCACCGCTCGAGTCGGAGGCCCCGCCGGCCGCTGGATCCGGGCCGAGACCCAGACCCAGGCGCTCGAGGTGCTCCGCGTGCACCCGCTTCCCGAGGAGCTTGAGCGCGAAGCCGGTCGCGACACGCTGATCGTGCTCGGCGGCGGCTCGAACCTCCTGGTCAGCGAGGAGGGCTTTCCCGGCACCGTGCTGCAGATCGCCTTCTCCGGGATCGACACCGAGGAGCACAGCGCCGGCAAGGTGCTGATGAGCGTGGCAGCAGGGCATGACTGGGACGACGCCGTGCGGTTCAGCGTCGCCCGGGGTCTCACCGGTCTCGAGGCGCTCTCCGGGATTCCCGGCTCCACCGGCGCGGTGCCGGTGCAGAATGTGGGAGCCTACGGCGCAGACGTCGCGCAGACGCTCAAGGACGTCCAGGTCTTCGACCGCGCGCGGGGTGAGCTGATCAGCTTCACCAAGGAGCAGCTGCGGTTCGGCTACCGGGACTCGCTGCTGAAACAGACCACCGTGCACGGCTCCCCGCGCTATGTGGTGCTCTCCGTGCGATTCCTGCTGCAGAGCCGCCCCGACGGGCTCTCCGCGCCGGTGCGCTACGGCGAACTCGCCAGGACCTTGGGCCTGGACGCGGAGAGCGCAGATCACGAGCGACGCGCCCCGCTCCAGGAGGTCCGCCGGACCGTGCTGAACCTGCGCGCGGGCAAGGGCATGGTGCTCAGCGAAGCCGACCACGACACCTGGTCCACCGGCTCCTTCTTCACCAACCCGATCGTGCCGAAGGAGACGGCCGCCGAGCTTCCCGCCGATGCCCCGAAGTTCTCCGCCGGCACCGATGACACCGGCAGACCGCTGGTCAAGCTCTCCGCCGCCTGGTTGATCGACCAGGCCGGCTGCGGCAAGGGATTCGGGCTCCCGGACGGGCCAGCCGCGGGTCGTGGCGCCCAGGGCAGAGGCATCGCGGAGGGTCGGGCCGCACTGTCCACCAAGCACACCCTCGCGGTGACCAACCGTGGGACGGCGACCACCGATGACCTGCTCACCGTGGCGCGAGCAGCGCGCGATCAGGTCCGCACACGATTCGGAATCACCATGCACCAGGAGCCGGTGCTGATCGGTCACGCGCTCTGA
- a CDS encoding GNAT family N-acetyltransferase → MTALQDHTRSIIALSWSRMLGLPDEDLLGRPARHEITRADRSAVSFLQLFGHTVLSGPAEVLRRARDIDDAALAEERCLLDLARQHGEGARSRGASTLLYAEEPPSLGPSALGAVSYDQGHVREVLAESPADDVQVSGIAEASWSAALVSEDSGAALGAAGREVWSGMLAQLGVLTAPSRRGTGVGLHLGAVAAEEAFVEGLIPQWQADSQSAGALRIAAQLGFTSAGTQTVVVFDRPAVDPPVIDQP, encoded by the coding sequence ATGACTGCTCTGCAGGACCACACTCGCAGCATCATCGCCCTGTCCTGGTCGCGGATGCTCGGGCTTCCCGACGAGGATCTCCTGGGCCGCCCCGCACGCCACGAGATCACCCGCGCCGACAGGTCGGCGGTGTCCTTCCTGCAGCTCTTCGGCCACACCGTGCTCAGCGGACCCGCCGAAGTGCTCCGCCGCGCCCGCGACATCGATGACGCGGCACTGGCCGAGGAGCGCTGCCTGCTGGATCTGGCGCGCCAACATGGCGAGGGCGCCCGGAGCCGGGGTGCGTCCACGCTGCTCTACGCGGAGGAGCCACCGAGCCTGGGGCCCTCAGCCCTCGGCGCGGTCTCCTACGATCAGGGCCACGTGCGCGAGGTGCTCGCCGAATCTCCCGCCGACGACGTGCAGGTCTCCGGGATCGCGGAGGCTTCGTGGAGCGCCGCGCTGGTCAGCGAGGACAGCGGCGCCGCGCTCGGAGCCGCCGGCCGCGAGGTGTGGTCGGGCATGCTGGCCCAGCTGGGCGTGCTGACCGCGCCCTCGCGGCGAGGCACCGGGGTGGGGCTGCACCTCGGCGCGGTCGCCGCCGAGGAGGCCTTCGTCGAAGGGCTCATCCCGCAGTGGCAGGCCGACAGCCAATCTGCCGGCGCGCTGCGCATCGCCGCACAGCTCGGCTTCACCTCCGCCGGGACGCAGACCGTCGTGGTCTTCGACCGGCCAGCCGTCGACCCGCCGGTGATCGATCAGCCCTAG
- a CDS encoding nitrobindin family protein, with protein sequence MAPMELPTDLTPELAPLYWLLGSWRGQGRLGSGEQDDPVFTQDVTFRDTGLEFVEYRAETWLADDAGTRLRPLSVESGFWSLDRARTDADVGPGLDPADVVPAYRSAGDVDQLAQQDGSFPITATIAHPGSLTELYYGKIKGPQLQLATDAVMRGEHAAEYPGASRMFGLVNSQLFWRWDLRGADGTMTPHASAILDRIASAEEVSARR encoded by the coding sequence ATGGCCCCCATGGAGCTCCCCACCGACCTGACTCCCGAACTGGCGCCGCTCTACTGGCTGCTCGGCAGCTGGCGGGGCCAGGGTCGCCTCGGGTCCGGCGAGCAGGACGATCCGGTCTTTACCCAGGACGTCACCTTCCGCGACACCGGGCTCGAATTCGTGGAGTACCGGGCAGAGACCTGGCTCGCCGATGATGCGGGCACTCGACTGCGCCCACTCTCCGTGGAGTCTGGATTCTGGTCCCTGGACCGGGCACGCACCGACGCCGACGTCGGCCCCGGACTGGATCCCGCGGATGTGGTGCCGGCCTACAGGAGCGCCGGCGACGTGGACCAGCTCGCGCAGCAGGACGGATCCTTCCCGATCACAGCCACGATCGCGCACCCCGGAAGCCTCACCGAGCTCTACTACGGCAAGATCAAGGGCCCGCAGCTTCAACTGGCCACCGACGCAGTGATGCGCGGCGAGCATGCCGCGGAATACCCAGGCGCCTCGCGGATGTTCGGACTGGTGAACAGTCAGCTGTTCTGGCGCTGGGATCTGCGCGGCGCGGACGGGACGATGACCCCCCACGCCTCGGCGATCCTCGACCGCATCGCCTCGGCCGAAGAGGTCAGCGCCAGACGCTAG
- the mshD gene encoding mycothiol synthase — protein MSTADETPADSDQTVVELSSGAPATDLHHALLELAAVAAEADANPPFSEQTLVELHRAAEQGTQQSPLRIAYAWTEKSTDSRLLAGAGVVVEGDGEVPDVLELVVRPNCRQRGIGAALVDELSTSVLAADSGRSRRAWAHGEHDAAGRLAQRYGWTPVRELWRMRLTTLDEAPAPELPDSVTLRGFRPGEDDQAWLAANAAAFVDHPEQGRLTLEDLHARMEEDWFDPEGFLLAFEGDQLLGFHWTKVQEPGLGEVYVVGVVPAAQGRGLGRSLTLAGIEHLHRAGHEAIMLYVDADNTAAVKLYKRLGFTKWDADTMYAPADDHSTEPA, from the coding sequence ATGAGTACAGCGGATGAGACACCAGCCGATTCGGACCAGACAGTCGTCGAGCTGAGCAGCGGGGCTCCTGCGACTGACCTGCACCACGCCTTGCTGGAACTCGCAGCGGTGGCCGCGGAAGCTGACGCGAATCCCCCGTTCTCCGAGCAGACTCTGGTGGAGCTGCACCGAGCCGCTGAGCAGGGGACCCAGCAGAGCCCATTGCGCATCGCCTACGCCTGGACCGAGAAGTCCACGGACTCCCGCCTGCTGGCCGGGGCCGGCGTCGTCGTCGAGGGCGATGGCGAGGTCCCCGATGTGCTGGAGCTGGTGGTCAGGCCCAACTGCCGTCAGCGCGGGATCGGTGCCGCGCTGGTCGATGAGCTCAGCACCTCGGTCCTGGCTGCGGACTCCGGACGCTCGCGACGCGCCTGGGCCCACGGGGAACACGATGCCGCGGGTCGGCTCGCCCAGCGCTATGGCTGGACACCCGTGCGCGAGCTCTGGCGCATGCGCCTGACCACGCTGGACGAGGCCCCGGCGCCGGAGCTTCCAGACTCGGTGACGCTGCGCGGCTTCCGGCCCGGAGAGGATGATCAGGCCTGGCTTGCGGCCAATGCGGCCGCCTTCGTCGATCACCCCGAACAGGGACGACTCACCCTGGAGGACCTGCACGCCCGCATGGAGGAGGACTGGTTCGATCCCGAGGGCTTCCTGCTCGCCTTCGAGGGTGATCAGCTGCTCGGATTCCACTGGACCAAGGTCCAGGAGCCGGGGCTCGGCGAGGTCTACGTCGTCGGCGTCGTCCCCGCGGCCCAGGGCCGCGGACTCGGTCGCAGCCTGACCCTGGCGGGGATCGAGCATCTGCACCGTGCCGGGCATGAGGCGATCATGCTCTACGTCGACGCGGACAACACGGCGGCCGTCAAGCTGTACAAGCGGCTGGGATTCACCAAATGGGATGCGGACACCATGTACGCCCCGGCCGACGACCACAGCACTGAACCTGCCTGA
- a CDS encoding dihydrofolate reductase gives MTSPRTEIGMIWAQTASGVIGDDGGMPWHLPEDLAHFKEQTRGCPVVMGRRTWESFPPKYRPLPGRTNIVITRDQQAAVEITRLGGQTVTSLDSGLELAAGSGAEKVWIIGGGRVYAEAVERSTAELAVITVIHTQVSGDTSAPQLTDEWQLERRDPPTGTHRSANGLEYHIETHRRGDGASRQLRRGA, from the coding sequence ATGACCTCACCCCGCACAGAGATCGGCATGATCTGGGCGCAGACGGCCTCCGGAGTGATCGGCGACGACGGCGGCATGCCCTGGCACCTCCCCGAGGACCTCGCGCACTTCAAGGAGCAGACGCGTGGATGTCCCGTGGTCATGGGACGCCGGACCTGGGAGTCCTTCCCGCCGAAGTACCGCCCGCTGCCGGGCAGGACGAACATCGTGATCACCCGTGACCAGCAGGCGGCCGTGGAGATCACCCGACTCGGCGGCCAGACCGTGACGAGTCTTGACTCCGGGCTGGAGCTCGCAGCCGGCTCCGGCGCGGAGAAGGTCTGGATCATCGGCGGTGGCCGGGTCTACGCCGAGGCGGTGGAACGCTCCACGGCGGAGCTGGCGGTGATCACCGTGATCCACACGCAGGTCTCCGGCGACACCTCCGCTCCTCAGCTCACCGATGAGTGGCAGCTGGAGCGCCGTGATCCCCCCACCGGTACCCACCGCAGCGCCAACGGGCTGGAATATCACATCGAGACCCACCGACGCGGAGACGGCGCCTCGCGACAACTCCGGAGAGGAGCCTGA
- a CDS encoding NUDIX hydrolase produces the protein MSSPETMTKVPRRRTVTVSDDGTDAEILAAGALCWRVRRGELEVLLIHRQRYDDWSFPKGKLDEGETLPECAVREVREEIGLKVRLGMPLPVTRYSVGKARNGAGNGPESPGAGKGNGGKAKEVWYWAAHVAEGTPVPDGDEVDETAWMSVERAREMLTNRGDVLPLDELENLHEQQRLHTAPFIVLRHAKAKPRSSWSRAESERPLAATGKRQARSVERLLVCWRPRHLESSPWKRCEETIAPYVKAHRNRATYRKSLTEKRAEAHPERTRTRTRRCLELLLPTLICTHRPVLPLILETMTGWFQSAELGLALPQEDPYLRPGAVLVAQQAMDRGGEIVALEVYEPFED, from the coding sequence GTGAGCTCCCCCGAGACCATGACCAAGGTCCCCCGCCGCCGAACTGTCACAGTCTCCGACGACGGCACTGATGCAGAGATCCTCGCCGCTGGAGCGCTCTGCTGGCGCGTGCGCCGCGGAGAGCTCGAGGTGCTGCTGATCCACCGGCAGCGCTATGACGACTGGTCCTTCCCCAAGGGCAAGCTCGATGAGGGCGAGACGCTTCCCGAATGCGCCGTCCGTGAAGTGCGCGAGGAGATCGGGCTGAAGGTCCGCCTGGGCATGCCGCTGCCGGTCACCCGCTACTCGGTGGGCAAGGCCCGCAATGGGGCCGGCAACGGGCCCGAGAGCCCCGGCGCCGGAAAGGGAAACGGCGGCAAGGCCAAGGAGGTCTGGTACTGGGCCGCTCACGTCGCCGAGGGGACACCGGTCCCCGATGGCGATGAGGTGGACGAGACCGCCTGGATGAGCGTGGAACGAGCCCGCGAGATGCTCACGAACCGTGGCGATGTGCTGCCGCTGGACGAGCTGGAGAACCTCCACGAGCAGCAGCGGCTGCACACCGCGCCCTTCATCGTGCTGCGTCACGCCAAGGCCAAGCCACGCTCCTCCTGGTCGCGCGCCGAGTCCGAGCGCCCCCTGGCCGCCACGGGGAAGCGGCAGGCCCGGTCGGTGGAGCGGCTGCTCGTCTGCTGGCGCCCGCGTCACCTCGAGTCCAGCCCGTGGAAGCGGTGCGAAGAGACCATCGCTCCCTACGTGAAGGCCCACCGCAACCGCGCCACCTACCGCAAATCGTTGACGGAGAAGCGTGCGGAGGCTCATCCTGAGCGGACCAGAACACGCACACGCCGGTGCCTGGAGCTGCTGCTGCCCACGCTGATCTGCACCCACCGTCCGGTGCTGCCGCTGATCCTGGAGACGATGACGGGCTGGTTCCAGTCCGCGGAGCTGGGCCTCGCGCTGCCGCAGGAAGATCCCTACCTGCGTCCCGGCGCGGTGCTCGTCGCGCAGCAGGCCATGGACCGCGGCGGCGAGATCGTCGCCCTCGAGGTCTACGAGCCCTTCGAGGACTGA
- the ygfZ gene encoding CAF17-like 4Fe-4S cluster assembly/insertion protein YgfZ: MDERLSSELLSRPGAVPDSGDDAPVAGHYGDPTREQRALEQGSAVVDLSNRSVVTVSGPDRLSWLSTLSSQQIAGLKPGEPTELLLLDISGRIEHEAAVIDDGETVWLITEGSHGAVLAQWLDSMKFMLRVEITDRSAEYAVLGSMAALPEATSPAPQIVWEDPWPQLGVGAASYAEIEESQHPGSDWSWRLSLVPRDALGAVIDSILQAGWMLAGTMASEALRIAAWRPRLAREVDEKAIPHELDLIRTAVHLSKGCYKGQETVARVHNLGHPPRRLVFLHLDGSEHTLPAIGSDVLAASAEASPEELIQERAVGKITSVGRHHEMGPIALALVKRKVDPALQLVVRDGAEEPSFYAAAQEIIVRPDAGQAVGRPQGDFLRKPRR, encoded by the coding sequence GTGGATGAACGCCTCAGCTCTGAACTGCTCTCCCGGCCCGGCGCCGTGCCCGACAGCGGCGATGATGCCCCGGTCGCCGGACACTACGGCGACCCCACCCGCGAACAGCGAGCACTCGAGCAAGGCTCCGCCGTCGTCGACCTCTCGAATCGCAGCGTGGTCACCGTCAGCGGTCCTGACCGGCTGTCCTGGCTGAGCACGCTCTCCTCACAGCAGATCGCAGGGCTCAAGCCCGGCGAGCCCACCGAGCTGCTGCTGCTGGATATCTCGGGTCGGATCGAGCACGAGGCGGCAGTGATCGACGACGGCGAGACCGTCTGGCTCATCACCGAAGGCTCCCACGGGGCCGTGCTCGCCCAGTGGCTCGACTCGATGAAGTTCATGCTCCGGGTGGAGATCACCGATCGAAGCGCCGAGTACGCTGTGCTCGGCTCCATGGCGGCGCTGCCCGAAGCCACCTCACCGGCTCCGCAGATCGTCTGGGAGGATCCCTGGCCGCAGCTCGGCGTCGGCGCCGCGAGCTACGCCGAGATCGAGGAGTCGCAGCATCCGGGCAGCGACTGGTCCTGGCGGCTGAGCCTGGTCCCGCGCGATGCACTCGGCGCGGTGATCGACTCGATCCTGCAGGCAGGATGGATGCTCGCCGGCACGATGGCGTCCGAGGCGCTGCGCATCGCCGCCTGGCGCCCGCGGCTCGCCCGCGAGGTCGATGAGAAGGCGATCCCCCACGAGCTGGATCTCATCCGCACTGCGGTGCACCTGAGCAAGGGCTGCTATAAGGGCCAGGAGACGGTGGCACGGGTGCACAACCTCGGACATCCACCGCGTCGCCTGGTCTTCCTGCATCTGGACGGCAGCGAGCACACGCTTCCCGCCATCGGCTCAGATGTGCTGGCAGCGTCTGCAGAGGCCTCGCCGGAAGAGCTCATCCAGGAGCGTGCGGTCGGAAAGATCACCTCCGTGGGCCGTCACCACGAGATGGGGCCCATCGCCCTGGCCCTGGTCAAGCGCAAGGTCGACCCTGCGCTGCAGCTGGTGGTCCGTGACGGGGCGGAGGAGCCGAGCTTCTACGCCGCAGCCCAGGAGATCATCGTGCGCCCGGACGCCGGGCAGGCCGTGGGACGCCCGCAGGGAGACTTCCTGCGCAAACCGCGCCGCTAG
- a CDS encoding NF038396 family protein, with translation MAENLRTDHAHGTAGAQGTSGAPSSVVLGMVGYVIFPILALVTVALGFILVLNERLVPGLIFILIIAQVWVIGGLWAHFRRRRLLAPGSGAERL, from the coding sequence ATGGCTGAGAACCTGCGCACCGACCATGCCCATGGGACCGCTGGAGCCCAGGGGACCAGCGGCGCACCCTCCAGCGTGGTGCTGGGCATGGTCGGCTATGTGATCTTCCCGATCCTCGCCCTGGTCACGGTCGCCCTGGGATTCATCCTGGTGCTCAACGAACGTCTGGTGCCCGGGCTGATCTTCATCCTGATCATCGCTCAGGTCTGGGTCATCGGGGGGCTGTGGGCGCATTTCCGACGTCGTCGGCTGCTTGCACCCGGATCAGGTGCCGAGCGCCTCTGA
- a CDS encoding winged helix-turn-helix domain-containing protein, producing the protein MAQVLLLSDTPDDALPSLELLTHRIRTFPAEASSIVRAPNVDVTLIDARTKLAHARSLCQLVKTSMLSPVLVIVTEAGLPTLNESWQADDFILGEASPGEVDARIRLAAVETPEEAPVGEIRAGGITIDETTYMATINGRLLNLTYKEFELLKHLALHPGQVFTRDRLLHDVWGYDYFGGTRTVDVHIRRLRAKLGPDHESLIGTVRNVGYRLVVSGTDAAKNAATADPATGDGQDDAA; encoded by the coding sequence ATGGCTCAAGTTCTGCTGCTCTCAGACACCCCCGACGACGCACTGCCGTCCCTGGAGCTGCTCACCCATCGGATCCGCACCTTCCCCGCGGAGGCCTCCTCGATCGTGCGGGCGCCGAATGTGGATGTGACCCTGATCGATGCTCGGACCAAGCTGGCCCACGCGAGGTCGCTGTGCCAGCTGGTGAAGACCTCGATGCTCTCGCCGGTGCTGGTGATCGTCACCGAGGCCGGGCTGCCCACGCTGAACGAGTCCTGGCAGGCCGACGACTTCATCCTCGGGGAGGCGAGTCCCGGCGAGGTCGATGCGCGGATTCGGCTTGCGGCTGTCGAGACGCCCGAAGAGGCCCCGGTGGGAGAGATCCGCGCCGGCGGCATCACCATCGATGAGACCACCTATATGGCCACCATCAACGGGCGGCTGCTCAACCTGACCTATAAAGAGTTCGAGCTGCTCAAACACCTGGCCCTGCATCCGGGACAGGTCTTCACCCGTGACCGTCTGCTCCACGATGTCTGGGGCTACGACTACTTCGGCGGCACCCGCACGGTCGATGTGCATATCCGCCGCCTGCGAGCCAAGCTGGGCCCCGATCACGAATCGCTCATCGGCACCGTCCGCAACGTGGGCTACCGCCTGGTGGTCAGCGGAACCGATGCCGCCAAGAACGCTGCGACGGCGGACCCGGCGACCGGCGATGGACAGGACGACGCCGCCTGA
- the asd gene encoding aspartate-semialdehyde dehydrogenase, giving the protein MTSVVSSSASPALSAVTGETPSVGLIGWRGMVGSVLIRRMLDEGDFAHINPVFFSTSNAGGQAPSFDGVTPEETTLQDAFDLETLVKLPIIVTAQGGDYTSEVYPKLREAGWNGLWIDAASTLRMAETSIIALDPINRDVIDAGLKAGVKEFIGGNCTVSNMLMGLGGLFKEDLVEWGTAMTYQAASGGGAKHMRELLTQFGTLHSAVADQMADPASAILDIDRGVLAAQKNDLDAAQFGVPLAGSLIPWIDADLGNGVAKEEWKAGVETNKILGRGENLAPGVSARGAAVPFDSLCVRVGALRSHSQALTLKLREDLPLAQIEEVIASGTEWAKLVPNEKDATMEQLTPVAVTGTLDIPVGRVRKLEMGPEYISAFTVGDQLLWGAAEPLRRMLLIAVGKL; this is encoded by the coding sequence ATGACTTCTGTTGTCTCTTCCTCCGCGTCCCCTGCCCTTTCTGCCGTGACCGGCGAGACCCCCTCGGTGGGTCTGATCGGATGGCGCGGCATGGTCGGTTCTGTGCTGATCCGCCGCATGCTCGATGAAGGCGACTTCGCCCACATCAACCCGGTGTTCTTCTCCACCTCGAATGCTGGCGGCCAGGCCCCGAGCTTCGACGGCGTGACGCCGGAGGAGACCACCCTGCAGGACGCCTTCGACCTGGAGACCCTGGTGAAGCTGCCCATCATCGTGACCGCCCAGGGCGGGGACTACACCAGCGAGGTCTACCCCAAGCTGCGTGAGGCAGGCTGGAACGGCCTCTGGATCGACGCCGCCTCCACCCTCCGGATGGCCGAGACCTCGATCATCGCGCTGGACCCGATCAACCGGGACGTGATCGACGCTGGGCTCAAGGCCGGGGTCAAGGAGTTCATCGGAGGCAACTGCACCGTCTCGAACATGCTCATGGGCCTGGGCGGACTGTTCAAGGAAGACCTGGTCGAGTGGGGCACCGCGATGACCTACCAGGCGGCATCCGGCGGCGGTGCCAAGCATATGCGCGAGCTGCTGACCCAGTTCGGCACCCTGCACTCAGCGGTCGCCGATCAGATGGCCGATCCCGCCTCCGCCATCCTGGACATCGACCGCGGCGTGCTGGCGGCGCAGAAGAACGACCTCGACGCCGCACAGTTCGGCGTGCCACTGGCCGGTTCGCTGATCCCCTGGATCGACGCCGACCTGGGCAACGGCGTGGCCAAGGAGGAGTGGAAGGCCGGGGTGGAGACCAACAAGATCCTGGGCCGTGGAGAGAACCTGGCACCGGGCGTCTCGGCTCGCGGCGCCGCAGTGCCGTTCGACTCGCTCTGCGTCCGAGTGGGCGCGCTGCGCTCGCATTCGCAGGCGCTGACGCTGAAGCTGCGCGAGGATCTGCCGCTGGCGCAGATCGAGGAGGTCATCGCCTCCGGCACCGAATGGGCCAAGCTGGTGCCCAATGAGAAGGACGCCACGATGGAGCAGCTGACACCGGTTGCCGTCACCGGCACGCTGGACATCCCGGTGGGACGCGTCCGCAAGCTCGAGATGGGCCCGGAGTACATCTCAGCGTTCACGGTCGGTGACCAGCTGCTGTGGGGCGCGGCGGAGCCGCTGCGCCGGATGCTGCTCATCGCGGTCGGCAAGCTCTGA